In the genome of Methanopyrus kandleri AV19, one region contains:
- a CDS encoding 50S ribosomal protein L21e — MVRRSKGFRSRTRKKLRKKPRERGLSPLGPMTQEFEEGQKVHIVIDPSVHKGMPHPRYHGRTGEVVGRQGRAYIVKIRDGGKEKKLIVYPEHLKPQEQPELQ, encoded by the coding sequence TTGGTGAGAAGATCCAAAGGTTTCCGGAGTCGTACACGGAAAAAACTCCGAAAGAAGCCTAGAGAGCGCGGTCTTTCCCCGTTGGGTCCGATGACGCAGGAGTTCGAGGAGGGTCAGAAAGTACACATCGTAATCGATCCCAGTGTCCACAAAGGCATGCCCCATCCCAGGTACCACGGGAGAACTGGAGAAGTCGTAGGACGCCAAGGCCGAGCTTACATCGTGAAGATCAGGGATGGAGGGAAGGAGAAGAAACTGATAGTGTACCCCGAGCATTTGAAGCCACAGGAGCAGCCTGAACTCCAGTGA
- a CDS encoding DUF371 domain-containing protein, producing the protein MEITLKARGHENVTGRHRSTFEVTKDPEIGPTADCIIGVRADTACADLPEDFKLMLRRGARVEVILRAGGTEDRVVGVGHPRMTLQDGRSMVFRTSDYIDDRTVLIRCNKAARDLSRDLVRALKDPETVLMVEMRVLDVR; encoded by the coding sequence ATGGAGATCACCCTCAAGGCCCGAGGTCACGAAAACGTGACCGGCCGTCATCGGAGTACGTTCGAAGTCACGAAAGATCCCGAGATCGGGCCAACGGCTGACTGCATAATAGGTGTTCGCGCCGACACGGCATGCGCCGATCTGCCAGAAGATTTCAAGCTGATGTTACGGCGAGGAGCGCGAGTAGAAGTAATTCTGCGAGCCGGCGGTACGGAAGACAGGGTAGTCGGGGTCGGACATCCGAGGATGACCCTACAAGACGGCAGGAGTATGGTGTTCCGGACGAGCGACTACATCGATGATCGCACCGTACTGATAAGGTGCAACAAAGCGGCAAGGGACCTGAGTCGAGACCTGGTTCGGGCACTTAAGGACCCGGAGACCGTCCTGATGGTCGAGATGCGGGTACTCGATGTTCGTTAG
- a CDS encoding HVO_0476 family zinc finger protein, with translation MITLDTETTVEDLSESDVEGRIIYAPCKGCSPDEEVPQEVVRATVHRKGPDEKGVPRFVANVLARCESCGTVNPVRLVFYAPKKVKVTISRYEESECKEVEMDPLEEIEVGDVIEVEGERVEITNIATHEEDSVKKAKVKDVVSVWGVSLDIPARIGVSINLPSGYTISEKVEVDRDEEFTVGEIYELDGMLFRVHAIKPEGRPTVKREGESVKAEEIKRIYGRPVRRGTPKKSLESI, from the coding sequence ATGATCACCCTGGATACTGAAACTACGGTAGAGGACTTATCCGAGTCGGACGTAGAGGGGAGGATAATATACGCGCCCTGTAAAGGCTGCTCTCCCGACGAAGAAGTTCCACAGGAGGTTGTCCGCGCCACAGTACATCGGAAAGGGCCTGATGAGAAAGGTGTACCGAGGTTCGTAGCGAATGTCCTCGCACGGTGTGAGAGCTGTGGTACCGTAAACCCCGTGAGGTTAGTGTTCTACGCTCCCAAGAAGGTTAAAGTCACTATCAGCAGGTACGAGGAGTCAGAGTGCAAAGAAGTGGAAATGGACCCGTTAGAAGAGATTGAAGTTGGTGATGTGATCGAAGTGGAGGGGGAAAGAGTGGAGATTACGAATATAGCTACACATGAAGAGGACAGCGTGAAGAAAGCCAAGGTCAAGGATGTTGTATCGGTTTGGGGAGTATCGTTGGATATTCCAGCCCGCATTGGAGTTTCAATTAATCTTCCATCAGGATACACTATTTCTGAAAAAGTTGAGGTAGATAGGGATGAAGAGTTCACGGTTGGAGAGATATACGAACTTGATGGGATGTTGTTTAGGGTACATGCGATAAAACCTGAGGGCCGTCCTACGGTAAAACGTGAGGGTGAATCGGTTAAGGCTGAAGAGATAAAGAGAATATACGGGAGGCCTGTTAGGAGAGGAACACCTAAGAAGTCATTAGAATCCATATAA
- a CDS encoding DNA polymerase II large subunit — translation MNRAREELDRYRETLEEVSSRFVDVATKARQRREDPKPEPEVMLATSIGERVEGLLQVENVADRLEELEEELGDREEATFRIVEEVIKGELKVKGDLPLHKRIDYAVRIGLAVLTEAVVSAPLEGIAAVEIRERGTGHRVVDESEPPHEEPKLVCTECGKEVDPENCYLAVKYAGPIRAAGGTAAALSALLADYARQVAGLPRFNPDDFDHDLVGRYVEEVVTYLDKVGSFQYNPSEEEVELVAKNIPIEIDGEPTEEVEVQGHRDIPHLPNQLRGGALLVICEGICQKAPKLIKRVEKYGIDGWEFLEKLVNKGSDDEEEGEEEKTKIKPNDKYMGELVAGRPLLSHPSAKGGFRLRYGRARNTGFAAVGVHPSLMYVTKGFIVIGTQLKVERPGKAACVLPVTEIEPPVVKLRDGSVVRLDDPREAKELVEKDEIEEILDLGEMLVAVGEFIENNHPLVPPAYCPEWWVKEVPDVVKVIGLRKNLPNDVFEKLKDVPLKRLVKEASRLSGNGNNLDGFLNGPVKVARSIVELVRKEVIPRLSSPERMSVEEAIELSREYGVPFHPKYTFLWHDVKPKDVDELREALEVAGSEWGNLRVEFENDGEIKRILEDLLVPHRLEDDTIVVEEPWASALLAQLGYDPESGEFREQDEDLDYLLDYLVIRDETCRYVSKLAGFPIREKAPTRIGARMGRPEKARERKMSPPPHVLFPIGIAGGNQRDIMKFHRGESEDTDRVEVCYRICPECDRLVPYRVCPFCGTETVQYCNRCDEPADECDCEEPDPVVRADIERNDDPYSSLPVRELVRRAEEEVGTTDTLKGVKGMTSRLKMPEPLQKGILRAKRDLFVFKDGTLRFDCNDCPLTHVRLKEVGLTPFKARLLGFERDINGDPVVSEDQVVELYPQDVVLPRKAAEWAVRVCQYLDDLLRKYYGLEPVYGVEKPEDLIGHLIVTLAPHTSCGVVGRVVGIADINCWYNHPIINAARRRNCDGDEDAFMLLLDVLLNFSRLYLPDKRGGLMDAPLVLTAVVDPYEIDDEVWNMDVCGDYPLELYRKALEYADAGEAEELIERLEDRLDLPRGLQFTHDTEAIDLGPTVTRYSRLEKMEEKLEEQLDLARRIRAVDESDVAKIVLDSHFLPDIKGNLRKFGRQKFRCSRCNAKFNVPPLSGKCPRCGGDVLLTIYPATATKYLEPAKRLVEEFGTHDEEWRTIASEVELLEEEAKTLFGSDHSVSLKKFFGET, via the coding sequence GTGAACAGAGCGCGTGAGGAGTTGGACAGGTATCGGGAGACGCTGGAAGAGGTCTCTTCCCGCTTCGTCGACGTCGCTACGAAGGCCAGACAGCGTAGGGAAGATCCGAAACCGGAACCCGAGGTGATGCTGGCCACGTCGATCGGTGAGCGAGTGGAGGGTCTGCTCCAGGTCGAAAACGTAGCGGATCGACTGGAGGAGTTGGAGGAAGAGCTCGGGGACCGTGAGGAAGCCACGTTTCGTATCGTAGAGGAGGTAATTAAGGGAGAGCTGAAGGTCAAAGGCGACTTACCGCTGCACAAGAGGATAGATTACGCGGTTAGAATAGGCCTGGCGGTGCTGACGGAAGCCGTGGTATCGGCCCCACTGGAAGGCATCGCGGCCGTCGAGATCCGTGAGCGGGGTACGGGCCACAGGGTCGTCGACGAGTCGGAACCCCCGCATGAGGAGCCGAAGCTCGTGTGCACGGAGTGTGGGAAAGAAGTCGACCCTGAGAACTGTTACTTAGCCGTCAAATACGCCGGACCGATCCGAGCCGCAGGTGGTACGGCGGCGGCTCTTTCTGCACTCCTCGCCGATTATGCTCGTCAAGTAGCCGGCCTACCGAGGTTCAACCCGGACGACTTCGATCACGACCTTGTAGGTCGATACGTGGAAGAAGTCGTGACGTATCTGGATAAGGTAGGGTCGTTCCAGTACAATCCTTCGGAGGAAGAGGTCGAGTTAGTCGCGAAGAACATCCCGATCGAGATCGACGGAGAACCCACGGAGGAGGTGGAGGTACAAGGTCACCGTGACATCCCACATCTCCCTAACCAACTCCGCGGAGGCGCCCTTCTGGTTATCTGTGAGGGTATCTGTCAGAAGGCTCCGAAGCTGATCAAACGCGTCGAGAAGTATGGAATTGACGGATGGGAGTTCCTGGAAAAGCTCGTGAACAAGGGATCCGACGACGAAGAGGAAGGGGAGGAGGAAAAGACCAAGATCAAACCCAACGACAAGTACATGGGCGAGCTCGTAGCGGGGAGGCCGCTACTTTCTCACCCGTCAGCTAAAGGAGGTTTCCGGCTCCGATACGGTCGGGCTAGGAATACCGGTTTCGCGGCCGTCGGAGTCCACCCGTCGTTGATGTACGTTACAAAGGGCTTCATAGTCATAGGTACACAGCTGAAGGTGGAGCGGCCGGGCAAGGCGGCTTGCGTGCTGCCGGTGACCGAGATAGAGCCTCCGGTGGTAAAGCTCCGAGACGGTTCGGTCGTACGTCTAGACGATCCGAGAGAGGCGAAGGAACTCGTCGAGAAGGATGAGATCGAGGAGATACTGGACCTAGGCGAGATGTTGGTCGCGGTGGGTGAGTTCATAGAGAACAACCATCCGCTCGTCCCTCCGGCGTACTGCCCGGAGTGGTGGGTGAAGGAAGTACCGGACGTTGTCAAGGTGATAGGCCTCAGGAAGAACCTCCCGAACGACGTCTTCGAGAAGCTGAAGGATGTTCCATTGAAGCGATTGGTGAAGGAAGCGAGCAGGCTGTCCGGGAACGGGAACAACCTCGACGGCTTCCTGAACGGTCCCGTGAAGGTGGCCCGTTCCATCGTCGAATTAGTGAGAAAGGAAGTGATACCGCGCCTCAGCTCCCCGGAGCGTATGAGCGTGGAGGAGGCCATCGAACTGTCGCGCGAGTACGGGGTTCCGTTCCACCCGAAGTACACGTTCCTATGGCACGACGTGAAACCGAAGGACGTAGACGAGCTCCGAGAGGCACTCGAGGTCGCCGGGTCGGAATGGGGGAACCTACGAGTCGAGTTCGAGAACGACGGAGAGATCAAGCGTATATTGGAGGATCTGCTCGTCCCCCACAGGCTCGAAGACGACACGATCGTGGTGGAGGAACCCTGGGCGTCGGCGCTGTTGGCCCAGCTCGGGTACGACCCCGAGAGCGGAGAGTTCCGCGAGCAGGACGAGGATCTGGACTACTTGCTGGATTACCTCGTGATACGGGACGAGACGTGCCGGTACGTGTCCAAGCTAGCCGGGTTCCCGATCCGTGAGAAGGCGCCGACGAGAATAGGAGCCCGGATGGGGAGACCGGAGAAGGCACGTGAGAGGAAGATGAGTCCACCGCCGCACGTACTGTTCCCTATCGGCATAGCCGGCGGTAATCAGCGAGATATCATGAAGTTCCATCGAGGGGAATCGGAGGACACGGATCGCGTCGAGGTCTGCTACCGGATCTGCCCGGAGTGCGACCGGCTGGTACCGTACCGGGTGTGTCCGTTCTGCGGTACGGAAACCGTGCAGTACTGTAACCGGTGTGATGAGCCAGCTGACGAGTGCGACTGCGAGGAGCCCGATCCCGTCGTCCGCGCCGACATCGAGCGGAACGACGACCCGTATTCCTCGCTGCCGGTTAGGGAGCTGGTCCGACGCGCGGAGGAGGAAGTCGGTACTACCGATACGCTCAAAGGAGTAAAAGGAATGACCAGCAGGCTGAAAATGCCCGAACCGTTGCAGAAAGGTATCCTGAGGGCTAAGAGGGACCTCTTCGTATTCAAGGATGGTACCCTACGCTTCGATTGTAACGACTGCCCGCTGACGCACGTGAGGCTGAAGGAGGTAGGGTTAACGCCGTTCAAGGCCAGACTCCTGGGGTTCGAGCGGGACATCAACGGCGATCCCGTGGTCTCGGAGGATCAGGTGGTGGAGCTCTACCCGCAGGACGTGGTGCTACCGAGGAAGGCCGCGGAGTGGGCCGTCCGGGTCTGCCAGTACCTGGATGATCTCCTGCGGAAATATTACGGACTCGAGCCCGTGTACGGCGTGGAGAAGCCGGAGGATCTGATCGGACACTTAATCGTCACTTTAGCGCCGCATACCTCATGCGGCGTGGTGGGGCGCGTAGTCGGAATCGCGGACATTAACTGCTGGTACAACCACCCCATAATCAACGCGGCCCGACGCAGGAACTGCGACGGTGACGAGGACGCCTTCATGCTGTTACTCGACGTCCTCCTGAACTTCAGCCGCCTGTACCTACCTGACAAACGCGGGGGCCTGATGGACGCCCCGCTGGTGCTCACCGCGGTGGTGGACCCGTACGAGATCGACGATGAAGTCTGGAACATGGATGTCTGCGGCGACTACCCGCTGGAGCTGTACAGGAAGGCCTTGGAATACGCCGACGCGGGAGAGGCGGAAGAGCTCATAGAGCGACTTGAGGACAGACTCGACTTACCCCGGGGGCTCCAGTTCACCCACGATACCGAGGCGATAGACCTCGGACCTACCGTGACGCGGTACTCCAGGCTGGAGAAGATGGAGGAGAAGCTCGAGGAGCAGCTCGACCTCGCCAGGAGGATCCGAGCCGTGGACGAGTCCGACGTTGCGAAGATAGTCCTCGACTCCCACTTCTTGCCTGATATCAAAGGAAACCTGCGGAAGTTCGGGCGTCAGAAGTTCCGCTGCTCACGCTGCAATGCGAAGTTCAACGTACCCCCGCTCAGCGGCAAGTGCCCGCGGTGCGGCGGTGACGTACTGTTAACCATCTACCCGGCGACGGCGACGAAGTACCTGGAACCTGCTAAGCGACTGGTGGAGGAGTTCGGCACGCACGACGAGGAATGGAGGACGATCGCCTCGGAGGTGGAGCTGCTGGAGGAAGAAGCGAAGACGCTGTTCGGAAGCGACCACAGCGTGTCACTCAAGAAGTTCTTCGGCGAGACGTAG
- a CDS encoding L-lactate permease: MPSLALVVPLISISALIVAALRGWGLFRASSLSLALYLIASTFTPFTVQVPYVRVVDSALKGVEILAVVLASLTLVEMMREDGVLEDIVHILKETCQLRGPCLVGLSVVATGAFESVASFGTPATLVGPLLVEAGLSKTTAAAAALVGHAPFGVFAAFGVPILVTSGVSGIDPKKLSFDVALCIAPSLLVLPYAVAETADLRVSKVLLTTMGIMTTASLLAVWWVASPSIVGPLLVLGVASGFLWYLRVAGEEARIKVSNDTIKGMIVYGLVVVGIGVVKALDVKWVQPWMLLWVAVLLYATPRWTRMVGALIRVLRKTWEELLSIVLLMVLGTLIAHSELPSAIRPYAGSPLVTFLVGFMGEMVVGSTTAVMATFASGTPYPEITLAGAACAAAACPYNVAVAAAAVRCHEKRVMRRSLLGSMYLTVPTLAWCTMLWIWGAMK, from the coding sequence TTGCCATCCCTCGCACTGGTTGTCCCCCTGATATCAATCTCGGCTTTGATCGTAGCCGCACTTCGCGGCTGGGGGCTATTCCGCGCGTCTTCTCTTTCCTTAGCCCTCTACCTTATAGCCTCAACATTCACTCCGTTCACCGTTCAGGTACCCTACGTTCGGGTCGTCGACTCCGCGCTAAAAGGTGTTGAAATTTTGGCCGTCGTGTTGGCCAGCCTCACGCTCGTGGAGATGATGCGTGAAGACGGCGTGCTGGAGGATATCGTGCACATTCTGAAGGAGACCTGCCAACTGCGCGGCCCGTGCTTGGTGGGCCTAAGCGTCGTGGCTACCGGAGCTTTCGAGAGTGTGGCAAGCTTCGGAACGCCCGCTACTCTAGTAGGTCCACTCCTCGTCGAAGCGGGACTGAGTAAGACGACCGCGGCGGCCGCGGCTCTCGTGGGGCACGCTCCGTTCGGGGTGTTCGCGGCCTTCGGTGTACCGATTCTCGTCACTTCGGGAGTTTCAGGGATCGATCCTAAGAAGCTGAGCTTCGATGTCGCCCTCTGCATCGCTCCGAGCCTGCTGGTATTGCCTTATGCTGTAGCGGAGACAGCCGACCTCCGGGTGTCGAAGGTCCTACTGACGACCATGGGGATTATGACCACTGCCTCCTTGCTGGCCGTTTGGTGGGTCGCATCTCCCAGTATCGTGGGCCCGCTCTTAGTTTTGGGCGTAGCTTCCGGTTTCCTCTGGTACCTACGAGTCGCGGGCGAGGAAGCCAGGATCAAGGTCAGCAATGACACTATCAAGGGAATGATAGTCTACGGGCTGGTGGTCGTCGGGATAGGAGTAGTCAAGGCCCTGGACGTGAAGTGGGTGCAACCGTGGATGCTGCTGTGGGTCGCCGTATTATTGTACGCGACTCCCCGATGGACTCGAATGGTCGGAGCACTCATCCGTGTGCTTCGGAAGACTTGGGAGGAACTGCTTTCGATCGTGCTCCTAATGGTCCTTGGAACGCTGATAGCTCATTCCGAACTCCCCAGCGCGATCAGGCCTTACGCGGGGTCTCCGCTGGTCACTTTCCTGGTGGGGTTCATGGGGGAGATGGTCGTCGGCAGCACTACCGCGGTGATGGCGACTTTCGCGTCTGGAACACCATATCCGGAGATCACACTGGCCGGTGCGGCCTGTGCGGCGGCCGCATGCCCTTACAACGTCGCCGTGGCCGCGGCGGCCGTAAGATGCCACGAGAAGCGGGTTATGCGGAGGAGTCTCCTGGGTTCGATGTACTTGACGGTACCGACGTTAGCGTGGTGTACCATGCTATGGATTTGGGGCGCGATGAAATGA
- a CDS encoding SPL family radical SAM protein, which yields MIERLESRLDRREIEKARRDSHARRRPRPCGITVHPGHGCPRACSYCYIPEMGFRFERARPYRLSGEGMVLALLYNRGFEPGREGTFIAVGSVTDPFLPELADKTLEYLRTFSRWLGNPTQFSTKSAIDGEVAESLARLELPLNGLVTILTPDREKASRLEPRAPRPEERLETITELSKAGLTVDLFFRPILPGIVGLEEAEELFRMARDAGARGVVVGGFRVNEGILSRLKRSGFDVSEIVNRANRPIPKGRKQVYVRTGDIKERLLRIAREVGLTPFGAACCACASAAQVPCPNRCWEGPFCTECGNPACPV from the coding sequence TTGATCGAAAGGCTCGAGTCACGTCTCGACCGGAGAGAGATCGAGAAAGCCCGCCGAGATTCCCACGCCCGTCGACGTCCGAGGCCTTGTGGGATCACGGTTCACCCAGGTCATGGGTGTCCCAGGGCCTGTTCCTACTGTTACATACCGGAGATGGGGTTCAGATTCGAGCGCGCCCGCCCTTACAGGCTCTCCGGGGAAGGCATGGTCTTGGCCCTGCTATACAACCGGGGTTTCGAACCAGGTCGTGAGGGGACGTTCATAGCGGTGGGTAGCGTGACGGATCCGTTCCTCCCGGAGCTTGCGGACAAAACGCTCGAGTACCTGAGGACGTTCTCACGGTGGTTAGGTAATCCCACGCAGTTTTCCACGAAGTCCGCGATTGACGGGGAGGTGGCTGAGTCACTCGCGAGGTTGGAGCTTCCGCTGAACGGTCTCGTCACGATTCTCACACCGGACAGAGAGAAAGCTTCCAGGCTAGAGCCGCGAGCCCCTAGACCCGAGGAGCGGTTAGAGACGATCACCGAGCTCTCGAAAGCCGGTTTGACCGTTGACCTCTTCTTCAGGCCGATACTACCGGGAATAGTCGGCCTTGAAGAGGCGGAAGAACTTTTCCGGATGGCTCGCGACGCCGGAGCTCGGGGTGTCGTGGTGGGAGGTTTCCGGGTGAACGAGGGTATACTGAGCAGGCTGAAGCGATCCGGGTTTGACGTCTCGGAAATAGTTAATAGAGCCAACAGACCGATACCCAAAGGCAGGAAGCAGGTGTACGTGCGTACCGGCGATATCAAGGAGCGCCTCCTCAGAATAGCTCGGGAGGTCGGCTTGACCCCCTTCGGCGCCGCGTGTTGCGCGTGCGCGAGCGCCGCCCAGGTACCGTGCCCGAACCGGTGTTGGGAAGGCCCCTTCTGCACCGAGTGTGGGAATCCCGCCTGTCCCGTGTAG
- a CDS encoding ABC transporter permease translates to MITIKVAIRNIARRSVRSLLTILGVAIGVAAVVGISAIAKGLQHDVKVAISGSASLIVKSKAAPDPLSSVLDESIEDEVRKIPGVKRTVAVWFNNRMITVGRQRQPILIAAVENRGYELVVGSKIEPIEGHLPKHGEMAFGSLIWRKLRPKVGETVDLSGQKLRVSGAFKTSSQLANMCAITTLDSVNKIRGKSISCVFVQTSDPKRVRKEIESRINGVEAITTSKAVQGMLNNLRTVELAAIALTGIAGVVGALGVANTMLMSVIERKREIGVMKAIGATNRDVMKLFLLESIILSLAGGIIGCVLGMLGSQLLVHILSYIKHQTVSVLITPEVLGLGLALALAIGVVSGLYPAWKAAKVDPVEALRYE, encoded by the coding sequence TTGATTACAATAAAGGTGGCGATTAGGAACATAGCTCGGAGGAGTGTCCGCTCACTACTCACGATCTTGGGAGTTGCTATCGGAGTTGCTGCCGTAGTGGGTATCTCAGCGATTGCGAAGGGATTACAACATGATGTTAAGGTGGCGATCAGTGGATCGGCTTCACTGATAGTAAAATCAAAGGCTGCTCCCGACCCACTATCTAGTGTGCTCGATGAAAGTATTGAGGATGAAGTGAGAAAGATACCGGGAGTAAAGCGTACGGTAGCTGTTTGGTTTAACAATAGGATGATTACAGTGGGCCGGCAACGTCAACCTATATTAATCGCGGCGGTGGAAAATAGGGGCTATGAACTCGTAGTGGGGTCTAAAATAGAGCCCATAGAGGGCCACCTCCCTAAACATGGTGAAATGGCCTTTGGGAGCCTTATATGGAGAAAATTACGACCTAAGGTAGGAGAGACCGTGGATTTATCTGGACAAAAGTTAAGGGTATCTGGAGCGTTCAAAACATCGTCGCAACTTGCTAACATGTGTGCGATTACTACTTTAGATAGCGTCAATAAAATTCGAGGGAAAAGCATCAGTTGTGTGTTCGTTCAAACATCTGACCCGAAGCGAGTAAGGAAAGAAATAGAGTCAAGAATAAACGGTGTTGAGGCCATCACAACTAGTAAGGCTGTTCAAGGGATGTTGAATAATTTGAGAACAGTTGAACTTGCGGCTATAGCACTTACCGGGATCGCTGGGGTTGTAGGAGCGCTCGGAGTAGCCAATACTATGCTCATGTCAGTGATTGAGAGAAAGCGTGAAATAGGCGTCATGAAGGCCATAGGAGCGACGAACAGAGACGTGATGAAGCTGTTCCTACTGGAGTCGATAATATTGTCCCTGGCGGGGGGGATCATAGGGTGCGTTCTCGGGATGTTGGGCTCACAACTGCTGGTCCACATCCTGTCGTACATAAAGCATCAGACGGTGTCTGTACTTATAACGCCTGAGGTACTAGGGCTCGGACTAGCTCTGGCTTTAGCGATAGGGGTGGTCTCGGGTCTGTACCCGGCGTGGAAAGCCGCTAAAGTTGACCCCGTCGAGGCCCTCAGGTACGAGTAG
- a CDS encoding DUF655 domain-containing protein, whose amino-acid sequence MVEILYKQPKGKRAYEEYALILDFLPYGRAEEPPHKRQPVAQAIGKDFFVLLELAPKEGAFLELHEEVYVGRGKRDKIHHVNRRLRYDELTATAREELPHAVEKIIEDNEEDFVRFFNEARPITPRLHQLELLPGIGRKTLERILEEREKEPFESLDDIKERVKGLRMHPRDMIKERVLAELKGETRDKYRLFVPEFRGGRKRR is encoded by the coding sequence ATGGTGGAGATACTGTACAAGCAGCCGAAGGGGAAACGGGCCTATGAAGAGTATGCGCTGATACTGGACTTCCTACCGTACGGCAGGGCGGAGGAGCCACCTCATAAGCGACAGCCCGTGGCGCAGGCGATAGGGAAAGACTTCTTCGTGCTCCTAGAGCTAGCCCCCAAGGAAGGGGCGTTCCTGGAGCTCCATGAAGAGGTGTACGTAGGTCGTGGTAAGCGTGACAAGATCCACCACGTGAACCGACGACTACGATACGACGAGCTCACCGCGACGGCCCGTGAAGAACTCCCCCACGCCGTCGAGAAGATCATCGAGGATAACGAGGAGGACTTCGTCAGGTTCTTCAACGAGGCTAGACCCATCACCCCGAGGTTGCACCAGCTCGAGCTTCTTCCTGGAATAGGCCGAAAAACGCTCGAGCGTATCTTGGAGGAGCGCGAGAAGGAACCGTTCGAGTCCCTGGACGACATCAAGGAGAGGGTTAAGGGCCTCCGCATGCACCCCCGAGACATGATCAAAGAGCGCGTTCTGGCGGAGCTCAAAGGAGAGACCCGGGACAAGTATAGGTTGTTCGTCCCGGAGTTCCGGGGTGGCAGGAAGCGACGGTGA
- a CDS encoding ABC transporter ATP-binding protein: MSNYVIRLENVRKVYNSGSVKVEALKGVSLGVKNGEFLMIVGPSGSGKSTLLHIMGALDTPTSGRVEIAGKDMTNLSDEELAEIRNKYVGFVFQQYNLIESLTVLENVMFPMTLAGEEDEERAKDLLRKVGLKEEHFDKFPSQLSGGEQQRVAIARALANDPEVILADEPTGQLDTKNSQRIMKLLEKLNDSGHTIVMVTHDLSLVRWADRVILLRDGRIEREMSPEELDAEVLD; the protein is encoded by the coding sequence ATGTCGAACTACGTAATAAGACTGGAAAATGTTCGGAAAGTCTACAATTCAGGGTCGGTGAAGGTAGAAGCGCTCAAAGGGGTGAGTCTTGGGGTAAAAAATGGGGAATTCCTAATGATCGTCGGGCCTTCGGGATCTGGTAAATCAACGCTACTTCACATTATGGGGGCTCTGGATACACCGACGTCAGGTCGCGTTGAAATTGCGGGTAAGGATATGACTAATCTGAGTGACGAGGAACTCGCCGAAATTAGAAATAAATACGTTGGTTTCGTGTTTCAACAATACAATCTAATCGAATCGCTTACGGTGTTAGAAAATGTCATGTTTCCCATGACACTAGCCGGAGAAGAGGATGAGGAGAGGGCTAAGGATTTGCTGCGGAAAGTGGGACTTAAAGAGGAACATTTCGACAAGTTTCCGAGTCAGTTGAGTGGTGGCGAGCAGCAGCGTGTAGCTATCGCTCGGGCGCTGGCGAACGATCCAGAAGTCATCTTGGCCGACGAACCCACCGGGCAGCTCGATACGAAGAATTCTCAACGCATTATGAAGCTCTTGGAGAAGCTTAACGACTCCGGCCATACTATTGTGATGGTCACTCACGATCTCTCCTTAGTCCGCTGGGCCGATCGAGTGATCCTACTTCGAGACGGCAGGATAGAGAGGGAGATGAGCCCCGAAGAACTAGACGCCGAGGTTTTGGACTGA
- a CDS encoding RecB-family nuclease, with product MVVVVYHRPFSHFRVNHVALIAGNLGAKLLVYSEPKSRAALDGITQVLEHPEERGRVPVMVVDDLDDALEVVDGRVALLDPSADEGIKKLKPSDVLLTVPVELLEEIDIEPDLTVGVSAPVGELAALAVVLYELGGA from the coding sequence GTGGTCGTCGTGGTGTACCACCGTCCCTTCAGCCACTTCCGCGTCAACCATGTGGCCCTTATCGCAGGCAACCTCGGGGCGAAGCTCCTTGTTTATTCGGAACCGAAGTCACGTGCGGCCTTGGACGGTATCACACAGGTGCTGGAACACCCCGAGGAGAGAGGTCGCGTTCCGGTGATGGTGGTCGACGACCTGGACGACGCCCTGGAAGTTGTTGATGGTCGGGTGGCGCTGCTAGATCCCTCGGCAGATGAAGGGATCAAGAAATTAAAGCCGTCAGACGTGCTGCTCACGGTCCCCGTGGAGCTACTCGAAGAGATCGATATAGAGCCTGATCTCACCGTCGGTGTCAGCGCTCCTGTCGGAGAGCTGGCCGCGCTGGCCGTCGTATTGTACGAGTTGGGGGGAGCTTGA